The following coding sequences are from one Mus pahari chromosome X, PAHARI_EIJ_v1.1, whole genome shotgun sequence window:
- the Ccdc160 gene encoding coiled-coil domain-containing protein 160 yields MDARRKHWKDNTFTPFLNEHGFQEEAAPPQSFSEQSPTDNHKRMGRISNFSNRNIQEGNKFRRKDYSSQIAEREQDSNLRERRMNVSKNEANTNSAFWDSLNLDDATKESSHGRESASAWNKKELPAATRVTRKKWTEAMPPKLRLHLLKEELGELSLKCRQIEQDFENAEKELLNFRKEASVKAVNFQEPVTAASKKDRELQALKNDLSEKATNVKNLTEELQQAKEVMYRLNLENRNLKDAVRKLKHQTELNTALLREEMKLFYELEMEKIRLELGAIKNELRVEKTLRAKNSRALEVLGRHFASVVKLSNPADHFTGNVF; encoded by the coding sequence ATGGATGCTAGAAGAAAGCACTGGAAAGACAATACGTTCACTCCCTTTTTAAACGAGCACGGTTTTCAGGAAGAGGCTGCTCCACCTCAGTCTTTCTCCGAACAGTCACCTACAGACAACCACAAGAGGATGGGGAGAATTTCTAACTTTTCCAATAGGAACattcaagaaggaaataaattcagGAGGAAAGACTATTCTTCCCAGATagcagaaagagaacaagattcaaatttaagagagagaaggatgaacGTGTCAAAGAATGAAGCAAATACCAATTCTGCCTTCTGGGACTCTCTTAATTTGGATGATGCAACGAAGGAAAGTTCTCACGGAAGGGAGAGCGCCTCTGCGTGGAATAAGAAGGAATTGCCGGCCGCCACACGAGTCACCAGGAAGAAATGGACCGAAGCAATGCCTCCGAAACTCCGCCTGCACCTTCTGAAGGAAGAGCTGGGAGAACTCAGCCTGAAATGCCGGCAGATCGAACAGGACTTTGAAAACGCCGAAAAAGAACTTTTGAACTTTAGAAAGGAAGCCTCAGTGAAAGCTGTCAATTTTCAAGAACCAGTGACAGCTGCTTCCAAGAAAGACCGGGAACTGCAAGCTTTAAAAAACGACCTGTCTGAAAAAGCAACAAACGTAAAAAACTTAACGGAAGAGCTCCAGCAAGCCAAAGAAGTCATGTACAGGTTGAACCTAGAGAACAGGAACTTGAAAGACGCTGTCAGGAAACTGAAGCATCAAACTGAACTAAATACTGCGCTcctcagagaagaaatgaagttgTTTTACGAGTTGGAGATGGAAAAGATCCGCCTGGAGCTGGGTGCCATCAAGAATGAGCTGAGAGTCGAGAAGACCCTGAGGGCAAAGAACAGCAGGGCTCTGGAGGTGCTTGGAAGACACTTTGCTTCAGTGGTAAAGCTGTCAAATCCCGCCGACCACTTTACTGGGAatgttttttaa